Below is a genomic region from Triticum dicoccoides isolate Atlit2015 ecotype Zavitan chromosome 5A, WEW_v2.0, whole genome shotgun sequence.
TGAGAAAGCAGAACAGGATTTATTTGAGGCTTTCCAAAGAGTAAGAGTATCTTAATTTGCATTTTTCAGTAATATCGAGTATGCTGATGGAAGGATAGGCATGGCACAGTAGGGTTCGATgcggcctctctgcattgcactgtgCAGGGGGTAAGGCTTGCCTCGTACAATCCTTTCCCAGACCCCACCTGGTGTGGGAGCTTCTAGCACTCGGTCTGTCCTTATCGAGTATACTGATGTTGATAATTGTTTCAATTTTATGGATATATGCCAGTGAGAGCATTATTTGGAAGAAGCTCTCGCTACTGTGCTTGTGAAGCACTTTCAGAAACTTTACCATCAATAATAAATTTGTAAACAATTTGGAGCAATGGTTCTGATAGCTGCCAGCTAATTTTTCTAACTAATACTTTCTCACATTTAGCTTGTCTAACAGGCACGAGTCTCCGAGAATATGTACTTAGGAGAAGTGAAGCAAAAGAATGAAATCGAGGAAAAGTTGGCAACAGTAATGGAGGAAGTTGAGAGTCTCACAGAAACAACTGATGGACTTTGTGCAAAGCTTCAAGAGGAACGCAAGAAAAGATCGGCCCTGGAGAAAAGAACTGCCCATTCTGACCGTATCATCAAGGATTTGCTGTTGCAGCGCGACAAGGCTGTAAGAGAGGTAGAAGCACTACATGCAAAGAAAGGAGAGTCCAGTGCAACCGCGGAGGGGACGATGCACATCACGGAGTTGTCCAGCTCAGAGATTAAGGATGCAACCAACAACTTTGATCACTCACTGAAGATTGGAGAAAGTGTTTATGGAAGCGTGTACAAGGGATTTCTTCGGCACACAAATGTAGCCATAAAGAAGTTGAATCTCGAAAGCACACAGCCACAGTCACAGTCACAGTCACAGTTCAATCAAGAGGTTGAATTCTTGCTTTAAGTTAATTATTTGCTTTCTTTCATCTCAACTAAACTGGTATTTTGCTGGTTCAAATAAAGTACTGTGTTGCAGACAGTTAAGTTGTTCATGATGCCTCCTTTGCAGATAGAGATACTCAGTAGGGTGCGACATCCAAACCTGGTCACTCTTATTGGAGCTTGCAAGGATGCTCAAGCTCTTGTCTACGAATACATGCCGAATGGAAGCTTGGATGACCGTCTGGCTTGCAAGGACAATTCTAAACCTCTTAGTTGGCAGCTGCGCACCCGCATCATTTCCCATGTTTGCTCGGCACTCATCTTCCTCCATTCGAATAAACCCCATAGCATTGTCCACAGTGACCTGAAAGCATCGAACATTCTTCTAGACGGAAATAATGTAGCAAAGCTCAGTGGTTTTGGCGTGTGCCGAATGGTCACTGATGAGTTCAGGGACACAACCACCCTATATAGGCATACCCACCCAAAGGGATCTTTTGTGTACATTGATCCTGAATATGTTATGACTGGTGATCTAACACCACTATCTGACGTATACTCTTTCGGAATCGTGCTCCTGCGCCTCTTGACTGGAAGACCAGGATTCGGGCTGTTGAGAGATGTGCAACGGGCTGTGGAAAAGGGTTGCTTGGGAGCAATACTGGATTCATCTGCTGGGGGCTGGCCAGCTATGCAGGCTGAGCAATTGGCTCGGGTGGGTCTGAAATGTTGCGAGATCAGAAGAAAAAATCGTCCAGACCTGCAAAACGAGGTTTGGACTGTACTTGAACCAATGTTGAAGCCTGCTTCCATTATGTTGTGTTCCTTGTCATTCAAATCAGTATCAGAAGACCTTGGTGGTGTGCCGCCCTACTTCATCTGTCCAATACTACAGGTGAGTCATACATTTTGCTTGGTGaatatcattttcttctgctgtCTATTTTAATATTTTAAAGCATGGAGGGATATCTTTAAAATATTCTAAGCATGTTTGATTAGCCTTAAATGCCCTCTGAATTGTTCTTTCCAGTTATCATTCTTAGTAATCTTAGACAAGTCGATTTCTTGCATAGAAAGCATTTGTCGTTTCAGGTTGTTTCACCTTCACATTTCTACGGTGCAGGATGTCATGAGGGAGCCTCTAATTGCTGCAGATGGCTTTACCTACGAAGCCGAAGCTATAAGGGAGTGGATTGACAGTGGCCACCATACATCACCCATGACAAATCTTGAGCTACTCCACCGTGATCTTTTGCCGAACCATGCCCTCCGTTCTGCAATCCAAGAATGGCTGCAGACAGATGCATAATAAATGTTATTTTTATCATCATGGAACTTACAAATGAACTAATACTATGTCCTTAACTTCTTTACGCACAATAATAGGTGCATACCTTACGCATAAGTAAAGATATACACATCATTTTTGTTTTGCTTTTCAGCAAAAATTTGTATCTAAAATGTAAGACTTGGAGCTCCATCAGCGGCATGCCAGTATTTGTACATGGATCTGTACAGTCAAAACTGTCTTCGT
It encodes:
- the LOC119302257 gene encoding U-box domain-containing protein 33-like; this encodes MDAACDSPEPEQSSSESGEKMKKVYVAVGAGSDSKAMVLWALHKFPRDPTATSLVLLHVYPQPKLIPIMGARIPASQVQEQELTAYKKMELQTISNTLDQHLLLCAQEKVQAEKLVVESEDVAEGLVQLITAHHITALVMGAAADKHYTKEMRALKSKKARAVEQRAEPSCKIWYICKGTLVYRRNAVPLGHEAMPEGSQESAAQQFSVDRSTSLSETWCVSSTWLHKPHARLQMERTSPRGSDDNGKEIVKEFDEADIKFQHMLRELESVRKQAYEEKHGREKAEQDLFEAFQRARVSENMYLGEVKQKNEIEEKLATVMEEVESLTETTDGLCAKLQEERKKRSALEKRTAHSDRIIKDLLLQRDKAVREVEALHAKKGESSATAEGTMHITELSSSEIKDATNNFDHSLKIGESVYGSVYKGFLRHTNVAIKKLNLESTQPQSQSQSQFNQEIEILSRVRHPNLVTLIGACKDAQALVYEYMPNGSLDDRLACKDNSKPLSWQLRTRIISHVCSALIFLHSNKPHSIVHSDLKASNILLDGNNVAKLSGFGVCRMVTDEFRDTTTLYRHTHPKGSFVYIDPEYVMTGDLTPLSDVYSFGIVLLRLLTGRPGFGLLRDVQRAVEKGCLGAILDSSAGGWPAMQAEQLARVGLKCCEIRRKNRPDLQNEVWTVLEPMLKPASIMLCSLSFKSVSEDLGGVPPYFICPILQDVMREPLIAADGFTYEAEAIREWIDSGHHTSPMTNLELLHRDLLPNHALRSAIQEWLQTDA